In Cytobacillus oceanisediminis, the following proteins share a genomic window:
- the nikC gene encoding nickel transporter permease has protein sequence MPAEEKAVSPWVEAWRSFRKNKLALIGTIIVLFFILLAVFAPLIAPQGINEQMLSKRLQAPSGEHWFGTDDFGRDIFSRVVYGARISLWVGFLAVIGSIVVGCLLGVVAGYYGKWVDTIISRIFDIMLAFPSILLAIAIVAVLGPSLRNALIAIAVINIPNFGRLIRSRVLSVKQEEYIMAAKAIGMSNSRILFRHVLPNSMAPIIVQGTLAIATAIIECAALGFLGLGAEAPNPEWGKMLSDAKAYLIQAPWTMIFPGLAIMLTVLGFNLMGDGLRDALDPRMKN, from the coding sequence ATGCCAGCTGAAGAAAAAGCAGTTTCCCCCTGGGTGGAAGCATGGAGGAGCTTTAGAAAAAATAAACTGGCTTTAATCGGCACCATCATTGTATTATTTTTCATTCTTCTGGCTGTATTTGCACCGCTTATTGCGCCGCAGGGAATTAATGAACAAATGCTGTCAAAAAGGCTTCAGGCGCCATCAGGCGAGCATTGGTTTGGAACGGATGACTTCGGCAGGGATATCTTCTCAAGGGTTGTTTATGGGGCAAGGATCTCCTTATGGGTAGGGTTTCTGGCCGTAATCGGATCTATTGTAGTTGGCTGCCTTTTAGGTGTGGTGGCAGGATATTATGGCAAATGGGTTGATACAATTATCTCCCGCATTTTTGATATCATGCTTGCTTTCCCAAGCATCTTGCTGGCCATTGCGATTGTGGCAGTTCTTGGTCCATCATTGAGAAATGCCCTGATTGCCATTGCGGTAATCAATATTCCTAACTTTGGGAGACTTATCCGTTCAAGGGTGCTGAGTGTAAAACAGGAGGAATATATAATGGCCGCAAAAGCGATCGGAATGAGCAACAGCCGGATTCTCTTCAGGCATGTGCTGCCAAATAGTATGGCTCCGATTATTGTACAGGGAACACTTGCCATCGCCACAGCAATCATTGAATGTGCTGCCCTTGGATTCCTTGGCCTCGGTGCAGAGGCGCCAAATCCTGAATGGGGAAAAATGCTCTCCGATGCTAAGGCATATCTAATACAAGCTCCATGGACGATGATTTTCCCTGGGCTTGCGATTATGCTTACGGTTCTAGGTTTTAACTTAATGGGTGACGGATTAAGGGATGCACTTGATCCAAGAATGAAGAACTAA
- a CDS encoding FUSC family protein, with amino-acid sequence MKLGARILKTGIAIILALLLSELFHLPAPIFAGIAAIFAVQPTIYRSYLSIVEQIQGNAIGALIAVIFVLLFGNDVFIIGLAAIIVITINLKLKIENTIGLSLVTLIAIMETPGDTFLQFALIRFSTIMLGVLSAFIVNLVFLPPKYENKLYFKISNNTEEITKWIRLNIRHASEHKLLKNDIDKMKDSNVKLDQLYLMYKEERNYFKRNDLVKSRKLVIYRQMISTVKRSLETLKKLHRYENDLQQMPEEFQHAVQQQLDILIHYHEHVMLKFIGKVRPNVVFEEGDFSLSRKELVNLFLAQQKEYEHDEESILPHIMQVVSAIVDYDEHVEHLDKLISSFQAYHKDENEVSIPENAE; translated from the coding sequence ATGAAACTTGGCGCCCGCATACTTAAGACGGGAATCGCAATCATTCTAGCTCTTTTATTATCGGAACTTTTTCATCTGCCTGCCCCTATCTTTGCTGGAATTGCAGCTATTTTTGCCGTTCAGCCGACTATTTACAGATCTTATCTTTCTATTGTTGAACAGATCCAGGGGAATGCGATCGGTGCATTAATTGCCGTCATTTTCGTGCTTTTATTCGGCAACGATGTCTTCATCATAGGTCTGGCAGCTATCATTGTTATCACGATCAATCTAAAGCTTAAAATCGAAAACACGATTGGCCTGTCACTTGTAACCCTGATTGCCATTATGGAAACACCAGGCGATACTTTTTTGCAGTTTGCACTTATTCGTTTTTCAACCATTATGCTTGGTGTATTATCAGCTTTTATCGTTAACCTTGTATTTCTGCCTCCTAAATATGAGAATAAGCTTTACTTTAAAATATCCAACAACACGGAGGAAATTACTAAATGGATCAGGCTAAATATACGGCATGCGTCTGAACACAAGCTGCTGAAAAACGATATTGATAAAATGAAAGATAGCAATGTGAAGCTTGATCAGCTGTACTTAATGTATAAAGAGGAAAGAAATTATTTTAAACGAAATGATCTGGTTAAATCCAGAAAACTCGTTATATATAGGCAAATGATTTCGACTGTTAAACGCTCGCTGGAAACGTTAAAAAAGCTTCACCGCTATGAAAATGATCTGCAGCAAATGCCAGAAGAATTTCAGCATGCAGTTCAGCAGCAGCTTGATATCCTTATACATTATCATGAACACGTCATGCTTAAATTTATTGGGAAAGTTCGGCCGAATGTAGTGTTTGAGGAAGGCGACTTCAGCCTGAGCAGAAAGGAACTGGTGAACCTTTTCCTGGCTCAGCAAAAAGAGTATGAACATGATGAAGAGTCCATTCTCCCGCATATCATGCAAGTTGTATCAGCTATTGTTGATTACGATGAACATGTGGAACACCTTGATAAACTTATATCCAGTTTTCAGGCATATCATAAAGATGAAAATGAGGTTTCAATACCGGAGAACGCCGAATAG
- a CDS encoding glutamate synthase-related protein, with amino-acid sequence MTLQQWSPSLFKEFHRQEHDACGIVSAMEKKKVPTRENIFSCINALVTMNHRAGFINGEGDGVGIHIDIPRELWKEKLKAAGADPNAAEKEGFVVGHVFMSRKQDTESLKAILLQKLADANLMVIYASDEVTESSALGPIAIQENPVFWQFACLAETTGGELSRKLFEIIVDFEEDEHVHVASLSQHHAVYKVMGAGDILPKYYHDLASPLVASTMTLGHNRYSTNTLSSFFRVQPFSVLGHNGEINTIAKLRDEAKMVGVPLVKDGSDSQDLSRTLETFICRDGYTLFEAMDVMFPPIVNEIKSYPDHLQDMYSYIREAWGHFAQGPAGIISRFADEAVFSVDALGLRPLWMLQTESSYLFSSEPGIIPSSEYVNEPKPLSPGEKVGLKWDGDTLAVYEHSHYQAEVFERFSKRVNAENFRIRLQSPKLEKTISINYPDKIHNGQYKAFGWERDHVQLVEQMAEKGAEPIRSLGHDSPLAALNPQRKNIADFIKESVAVVTNPAIDRDRETEHFSTRTIIGQRPSLFEKQEPGAVIELQTPILIEGKAGFGCSDELNQPSYDQVTCFYQEQKLISYLSTTFTKDETVKEALDRLSAEAVDAVKNGKTLLVLDDANAHQEEAYWIDPHLAVSAIDQALVKEAIRRECSLLLRSASIRSLHDIITAFGLGADIISPYYMFMTVLGESETPLKNLYSALTKGLEKVISTIGIHELRGYGRLFSAIGLQEELAEYLNIVNFFGSKELSFSFSALKEDAFARAEDYQNEKERIGKTFSLFPRIWKAIGEVASTGDYNAYKEKITEQEDQNPTTIRHLTGFKETASHLKPEDISLHVGEHDLPFVISSMSFGSQNETAFRAYAEGADRLNMVSLNGEGGEIKDMLGKYPRTRGQQVASGRFGVNAELLNSSNLLEIKIGQGAKPGEGGHLPGSKVTAKIAEARNATIGSDLISPSNNHDIYSIEDLAQMIHELKTANDKAKVAVKVPVVPNIGTIAVGIAKAGADIITLSGFDGGTGAARIHALQHVGLPVEIGVKAAHNALLEAGIRENVELWADGGIKSAADVLKVMLLGANRVGFGTLSMLAIGCTTCRGCHLDTCHVGIATQIDSEAQAKEHGLRRFVPRQFDLAVQGIMNLFTAFGDELKALAASIGVKNLQDAVGRSDLLVQIKGQDQLDLTHLLKTLEIGQFSVQETPEALQEAQLQVAVGAEYLDASVEELHQSREFHSITSEQRVLGSRVSCHRVRDRLDGSYKNLPQVDLKYKGGSIPGNGLGAYNSFGINIEVAGGAQDGIGKTSFGGQIKIFKAKGKNGKFYNGSVGKGFGYGAQQGLLVAQGNADARAGIRLSGADMIIGGQLQKPLPEKEYGNIGSNANIKGFAFEYMTNGRGLVLGDAGPWICAGMTGGVVYLRHQPEMGLTKEAIQRRIAKGAKVSVTSLSDKGKEDVKDLLGQYVALLKDQGQTEEASELASLLNHPEDHFVQVIPVKEQADPSVSTE; translated from the coding sequence ATGACATTACAGCAATGGAGTCCTTCACTTTTTAAAGAGTTTCACCGCCAGGAACACGATGCATGCGGCATCGTTTCTGCAATGGAGAAAAAGAAAGTCCCTACCCGTGAAAACATTTTCAGCTGTATCAATGCACTTGTTACTATGAATCACCGTGCCGGCTTTATTAATGGAGAAGGCGACGGTGTAGGGATTCATATTGATATCCCAAGAGAGCTATGGAAAGAAAAGCTAAAGGCAGCAGGAGCAGATCCTAACGCAGCAGAAAAAGAAGGATTTGTCGTTGGACATGTGTTTATGTCCAGAAAGCAGGATACTGAATCACTAAAAGCCATTTTGCTGCAAAAGCTTGCTGACGCAAATCTAATGGTTATTTATGCATCTGACGAAGTAACCGAGTCCTCAGCTTTAGGTCCAATTGCCATCCAGGAGAATCCTGTATTCTGGCAGTTTGCCTGTTTAGCAGAAACAACTGGAGGAGAGCTTTCCAGGAAACTGTTTGAAATAATTGTTGATTTTGAAGAAGACGAGCATGTCCATGTCGCCTCCCTTAGCCAGCATCATGCCGTTTACAAAGTAATGGGAGCAGGGGACATTCTTCCAAAATATTACCATGACTTGGCAAGCCCGCTTGTTGCCTCGACAATGACACTGGGGCATAATCGCTATTCCACTAATACATTATCAAGCTTTTTTCGGGTCCAGCCTTTTAGCGTGTTAGGGCATAACGGAGAAATCAACACGATTGCCAAGCTCAGGGATGAAGCCAAGATGGTTGGCGTTCCGCTTGTAAAAGACGGCAGTGACTCTCAGGATCTGAGCAGAACACTTGAAACGTTTATCTGCAGGGATGGATACACCCTCTTTGAAGCAATGGATGTCATGTTCCCGCCTATCGTGAATGAAATCAAGTCATACCCTGATCACCTTCAGGATATGTACTCCTATATCCGGGAAGCATGGGGACATTTTGCTCAAGGGCCAGCAGGAATTATTTCCCGCTTTGCGGATGAGGCAGTGTTCAGTGTAGATGCACTGGGCCTTCGCCCGCTGTGGATGCTGCAAACCGAAAGTTCTTACCTGTTCTCATCTGAGCCGGGAATCATCCCATCCAGCGAATATGTTAATGAACCTAAGCCGCTATCACCGGGAGAAAAGGTAGGGCTGAAATGGGACGGAGACACTCTGGCTGTTTACGAGCATAGCCACTATCAGGCTGAAGTTTTTGAAAGATTTTCAAAGAGAGTGAACGCTGAAAACTTCCGGATTCGCCTGCAGTCTCCTAAACTGGAGAAAACCATTTCTATAAACTACCCGGATAAGATTCACAACGGGCAGTATAAAGCGTTCGGCTGGGAAAGAGACCATGTCCAGCTTGTCGAGCAAATGGCAGAAAAAGGAGCCGAGCCAATCCGTTCACTTGGACACGATTCGCCATTGGCGGCTCTGAATCCCCAGAGAAAGAACATTGCAGATTTTATTAAAGAAAGTGTTGCTGTCGTTACAAACCCTGCCATTGACCGTGACCGGGAAACTGAGCATTTCTCAACCCGCACGATTATCGGCCAGCGTCCTTCTTTATTTGAAAAACAGGAGCCAGGAGCAGTTATTGAATTGCAGACTCCTATTCTAATAGAAGGCAAAGCAGGCTTTGGATGTTCCGATGAACTTAATCAGCCGAGCTACGATCAGGTAACCTGCTTCTATCAGGAACAAAAGCTGATATCTTATTTGTCTACCACATTTACGAAAGATGAAACGGTAAAAGAAGCTTTAGACCGTTTATCAGCAGAAGCAGTTGATGCTGTCAAGAATGGCAAAACTCTGCTTGTACTCGACGACGCCAATGCTCATCAGGAGGAAGCTTACTGGATTGATCCGCACCTTGCCGTCTCTGCGATCGATCAAGCTCTAGTAAAAGAAGCTATACGCCGTGAATGTTCCCTATTGCTGCGCTCAGCTTCAATCAGATCGCTTCATGATATCATCACAGCATTCGGTTTAGGCGCTGATATTATAAGTCCTTACTATATGTTTATGACAGTTCTTGGCGAATCTGAAACACCGCTGAAGAATTTATACTCAGCTCTGACTAAAGGACTTGAAAAAGTCATTTCAACAATCGGCATTCATGAATTAAGAGGCTATGGACGTTTATTCTCTGCCATTGGTCTTCAGGAAGAATTAGCCGAATACCTGAATATAGTAAATTTCTTCGGATCTAAGGAACTTTCATTTAGCTTTAGCGCTTTAAAGGAAGACGCTTTTGCAAGAGCAGAAGATTACCAGAATGAAAAAGAACGGATCGGAAAAACATTCAGCCTTTTCCCCCGCATCTGGAAAGCGATCGGGGAAGTTGCCTCAACTGGTGACTACAATGCTTATAAGGAAAAGATCACAGAACAGGAAGATCAGAACCCAACAACAATCCGTCACTTAACCGGATTTAAGGAAACTGCTTCTCATCTAAAGCCTGAGGATATCAGCTTGCATGTTGGCGAGCATGACCTGCCATTTGTCATCTCCTCCATGTCCTTTGGATCTCAGAATGAAACAGCCTTTAGAGCCTATGCTGAAGGTGCTGACCGCTTGAACATGGTCAGCCTGAATGGCGAAGGCGGAGAAATCAAGGATATGCTTGGAAAATATCCGAGAACCCGCGGACAGCAGGTAGCATCGGGACGCTTCGGTGTTAATGCCGAGCTCCTTAATTCATCCAACTTGCTGGAAATAAAAATAGGGCAGGGTGCAAAGCCTGGTGAAGGAGGCCACCTGCCTGGATCCAAGGTAACTGCAAAAATTGCCGAAGCACGTAATGCTACGATTGGATCGGATTTGATTTCACCTTCCAATAATCATGACATCTACTCGATTGAAGATTTGGCACAGATGATTCACGAGCTTAAGACAGCCAATGACAAAGCTAAAGTTGCTGTAAAGGTGCCAGTTGTGCCAAATATTGGAACCATTGCAGTCGGGATTGCAAAAGCTGGTGCCGATATTATCACACTAAGCGGTTTTGACGGTGGTACTGGAGCAGCGAGAATTCATGCCCTGCAGCATGTTGGCCTTCCAGTTGAAATTGGTGTTAAAGCAGCCCACAATGCCCTGCTGGAAGCAGGTATCCGAGAGAATGTAGAACTTTGGGCTGATGGCGGAATCAAGAGTGCAGCAGACGTATTAAAAGTTATGCTGCTAGGTGCTAATCGTGTAGGCTTTGGTACACTTTCCATGCTTGCTATCGGCTGTACGACATGCCGCGGCTGCCATCTTGATACTTGCCATGTTGGTATTGCAACCCAGATTGATTCTGAAGCACAGGCGAAAGAGCATGGTTTAAGAAGATTTGTTCCACGTCAATTTGACCTTGCTGTCCAAGGCATCATGAACCTGTTTACTGCTTTTGGCGACGAACTGAAAGCATTGGCAGCTTCAATTGGTGTAAAAAACCTGCAGGATGCAGTAGGCCGTTCTGACCTGCTTGTACAGATTAAGGGCCAGGATCAGCTTGATCTGACTCACCTTCTGAAAACACTTGAAATCGGCCAATTCTCTGTTCAGGAAACACCTGAAGCCCTGCAGGAAGCCCAGCTGCAGGTAGCTGTTGGAGCAGAATATCTGGACGCAAGTGTGGAGGAATTGCATCAGTCACGTGAATTCCATAGCATCACTTCCGAGCAGCGGGTACTGGGAAGCCGAGTTTCCTGCCACCGTGTAAGAGACAGACTTGACGGTTCTTATAAAAATCTTCCGCAAGTTGATTTGAAATACAAAGGCGGATCCATCCCGGGCAATGGCCTTGGAGCTTACAATAGCTTCGGCATCAACATCGAAGTTGCTGGAGGGGCACAGGATGGCATCGGAAAAACTTCCTTCGGCGGACAAATTAAAATCTTTAAAGCAAAAGGCAAGAATGGCAAGTTTTATAATGGCTCTGTTGGTAAAGGCTTTGGTTATGGAGCTCAGCAAGGTTTGCTTGTGGCTCAAGGAAACGCTGATGCCCGTGCCGGAATCAGATTATCCGGAGCAGATATGATTATCGGCGGCCAGCTTCAAAAGCCGCTGCCTGAAAAGGAATACGGCAATATCGGTTCAAATGCAAATATTAAAGGGTTTGCCTTTGAGTATATGACTAATGGCCGAGGCCTGGTCCTGGGCGATGCTGGTCCATGGATCTGCGCAGGAATGACAGGCGGTGTTGTTTACTTAAGACACCAGCCGGAAATGGGCTTAACAAAAGAAGCCATCCAGCGCAGAATTGCCAAAGGTGCAAAAGTCTCCGTTACTTCTCTTTCCGATAAAGGAAAGGAAGATGTAAAAGACCTGCTTGGCCAATACGTTGCACTGCTTAAAGATCAAGGCCAGACAGAAGAAGCTTCAGAGCTGGCTTCCCTTCTTAATCATCCGGAAGACCACTTCGTTCAAGTCATTCCGGTAAAAGAACAAGCAGATCCTTCTGTTTCCACAGAGTGA
- a CDS encoding glutamate-1-semialdehyde 2,1-aminomutase, translated as MQFTNSERLHKQALEHIVGGVNSPSRSYKAVGGGSPVAMERAQGAYFWDVDGNQYIDYLAAYGPIITGHAHPHITEAIKTAAERGVLYGTPTPHEVKFAEMLKEAMPNLDKVRFVNSGTEAVMTTIRVARAYTGRDKIIKFAGCYHGHSDLVLVAAGSGPSTLGTPDSAGVPKSIAQEVITVPFNEIEPYKEALKKWGDQIAAVLVEPIVGNFGIVEPKPGFLEQVNELTHAAGALVIYDEVITAFRFMYGGAQDLLGLKPDLTAMGKIIGGGLPIGAYGGKKEIMETVAPLGPAYQAGTMAGNPASILSGIACLEVLKQPGVYEYLDRLGEMLEKGISEAAEEHNIPITINRLKGALTIYFTEEKVVNYEQAENTDGEMFAKFFKLMLNQGINLAPSKYEAWFMTIAHTEEDIHATIHAVQNAFQQLKDE; from the coding sequence ATGCAATTTACTAATTCTGAACGGCTGCATAAACAGGCTTTAGAACATATTGTCGGCGGGGTGAACAGTCCTTCCCGCTCCTATAAAGCAGTTGGCGGCGGCTCGCCGGTTGCAATGGAACGTGCACAGGGCGCTTATTTCTGGGATGTGGACGGCAATCAATATATTGATTATCTAGCTGCATACGGTCCTATCATTACCGGGCATGCCCATCCCCATATTACAGAAGCAATAAAAACAGCAGCTGAGCGCGGAGTTTTATATGGAACTCCGACACCTCATGAAGTGAAGTTCGCCGAAATGCTAAAGGAAGCAATGCCTAATTTGGATAAAGTCCGCTTTGTGAACTCAGGAACTGAAGCGGTTATGACAACGATCCGTGTTGCAAGAGCCTATACGGGAAGGGACAAAATCATCAAGTTTGCAGGCTGCTATCACGGCCATTCCGATCTTGTTCTAGTTGCTGCAGGTTCAGGGCCATCAACACTCGGAACCCCAGACTCCGCCGGGGTTCCAAAGAGCATTGCCCAGGAAGTGATCACGGTTCCTTTCAATGAAATAGAGCCATATAAGGAAGCGCTGAAAAAATGGGGCGACCAGATCGCTGCCGTCCTGGTTGAACCGATTGTCGGCAACTTCGGAATTGTTGAACCCAAACCAGGTTTCTTAGAACAGGTTAACGAATTAACACATGCAGCTGGTGCACTAGTCATTTATGATGAAGTCATCACAGCTTTCCGTTTTATGTACGGCGGCGCTCAGGACCTGCTTGGCTTAAAACCGGACTTGACCGCTATGGGGAAAATCATAGGAGGCGGCCTTCCAATCGGCGCGTATGGCGGAAAGAAGGAAATCATGGAAACGGTAGCTCCGTTAGGTCCTGCATATCAAGCTGGTACAATGGCTGGTAATCCCGCTTCGATTCTGTCTGGAATTGCATGTCTCGAAGTATTGAAACAGCCGGGTGTCTATGAATATCTGGACCGACTTGGCGAAATGCTTGAAAAAGGCATTAGCGAGGCAGCTGAAGAACATAACATCCCAATTACAATTAACCGATTAAAAGGTGCACTGACCATCTACTTTACGGAAGAAAAAGTTGTGAATTATGAGCAGGCAGAAAATACAGATGGAGAAATGTTTGCAAAGTTCTTCAAGCTGATGCTCAACCAGGGAATAAACCTGGCTCCTTCCAAATATGAAGCATGGTTTATGACAATCGCTCATACCGAGGAAGATATTCATGCAACGATTCACGCGGTACAAAATGCATTTCAGCAATTAAAAGACGAATAA
- a CDS encoding ABC transporter ATP-binding protein: MNDAITVRNLKKEFKAYSSRSGLKGAFRDLLTRNYKIVPAVNNISFNVKQGEMVGYIGENGAGKSTTIKMLTGILTPTSGEVIVNGMNPHKDREKFVSTIGVVFGQRSQLWWDIAVQESFRLLKKVYKVSDEQYDSHMAHVIKTLGIEPLLDKPVRKLSLGQRMRCELAAALIHNPPLLFLDEPTIGLDVLVKLKIREFLKEINEKYNTTILLTTHDLSDIEALCERVVMLDDGKIIYDGALKSLKEKWGEGKEIEFQFLEEVDLSDLNKITASSEVKWEKDDKEAIFTAFAEDNDELISLLIAKVVADLKVKDINIKETSTEEIIRNIYDRGIS, translated from the coding sequence ATGAATGATGCAATAACAGTACGGAACTTAAAGAAGGAGTTTAAAGCTTATTCAAGCCGCTCAGGATTAAAAGGTGCTTTCCGTGACTTGCTTACAAGGAATTATAAGATTGTGCCAGCGGTTAACAATATCAGTTTTAATGTAAAGCAAGGGGAGATGGTTGGGTATATTGGTGAAAATGGAGCGGGGAAATCAACAACCATAAAAATGCTGACGGGAATTCTAACCCCAACGAGCGGCGAAGTGATCGTAAATGGAATGAACCCTCATAAAGACCGCGAAAAATTCGTCAGCACGATTGGAGTGGTTTTCGGCCAGAGATCACAGCTTTGGTGGGATATTGCTGTACAGGAATCTTTCAGGCTGCTAAAGAAGGTGTACAAAGTTTCTGATGAGCAGTACGACAGCCATATGGCGCATGTTATCAAAACCTTGGGTATTGAACCTTTGCTCGACAAGCCGGTCCGGAAGCTTTCACTCGGGCAGAGAATGAGGTGTGAACTGGCAGCAGCACTCATCCATAATCCGCCGCTGCTGTTCTTGGACGAGCCGACTATTGGGCTTGATGTGCTTGTTAAATTAAAAATCAGGGAGTTTTTAAAAGAAATTAATGAAAAATATAATACAACCATTCTGCTGACTACTCATGATCTGTCAGATATTGAGGCGCTATGCGAACGCGTGGTTATGCTAGATGACGGGAAAATCATTTATGATGGAGCATTAAAAAGCCTGAAGGAAAAATGGGGAGAAGGGAAGGAAATAGAATTTCAATTTCTTGAAGAAGTGGACCTTAGCGACTTAAACAAAATTACGGCTTCATCGGAAGTAAAATGGGAAAAGGATGATAAAGAAGCGATCTTTACGGCCTTTGCAGAGGATAATGATGAACTGATTTCCCTGCTGATCGCAAAAGTGGTGGCGGATTTGAAAGTGAAAGATATCAATATTAAAGAAACTTCAACAGAAGAAATTATAAGAAATATTTATGACCGGGGGATATCTTAA
- a CDS encoding ABC transporter permease, with protein sequence MDKYIEMIRIRFLMMLAYRTNYYTGILIYSINIGAYYFLWSAIYGEKDAIEGMSVIQMSTYVAVAWMARAFYFNNIDREMAAEIKEGKVAVELIRPYNYLGMKTMQGLGEGIFRLFFFSVPGMVIVSFIFPLQFSADWTTWIFFVLSILLSFLINTQINLLTGITTFFLFNNTGLIRAKRVVIDLFSGLLIPISFFPLWAQDILRFLPFQGISYVPSMIFTNSFSNNEAVQAIVMQGVWVIILIIPIQVLWIIAKKQLIIQGG encoded by the coding sequence GTGGATAAGTATATAGAAATGATTCGGATCCGCTTTTTGATGATGCTTGCCTACAGAACGAATTACTATACGGGCATTCTTATATACAGCATTAATATTGGTGCTTACTATTTCTTGTGGAGCGCCATTTATGGAGAAAAAGATGCGATCGAGGGAATGTCTGTGATCCAGATGTCGACATATGTGGCTGTAGCCTGGATGGCAAGGGCATTTTACTTTAATAATATAGACCGGGAAATGGCAGCTGAAATTAAAGAAGGAAAAGTAGCGGTGGAACTGATCCGCCCATATAATTATTTGGGCATGAAAACGATGCAGGGATTGGGAGAAGGGATATTCCGTCTCTTCTTTTTCTCGGTGCCGGGAATGGTAATTGTCTCGTTCATTTTTCCGCTCCAATTTTCTGCGGATTGGACTACCTGGATTTTCTTTGTTTTATCGATTTTATTAAGTTTTCTTATTAATACGCAAATTAATTTGCTGACAGGTATTACCACTTTCTTCTTATTTAATAATACAGGGCTTATCCGGGCGAAAAGAGTTGTGATTGATCTCTTTTCCGGCCTTCTGATTCCTATCAGCTTTTTTCCGTTATGGGCACAGGATATATTAAGATTTCTTCCCTTTCAGGGGATCAGTTATGTGCCGAGTATGATTTTTACTAATAGTTTTTCAAATAATGAAGCAGTTCAGGCGATCGTGATGCAGGGAGTATGGGTGATTATTCTGATCATACCAATCCAGGTTCTGTGGATCATAGCGAAAAAACAGCTCATTATTCAAGGAGGGTGA
- a CDS encoding ABC transporter permease, with amino-acid sequence MFYITIFFQYVAQYMKTRMQYRADLFVEIFSDLLFQAVNLIFILVVFGHTNLLGGWTRDEIIFIYGFFLVPYALFSSFFNIWDFNERYIVKGELDRVLTRPIHSLFQIVLERMELESLFGAVTGIAVMIYAGNSLGLEISWTDPFLFFLFVIGGMLVYGGIFVMIACISFWADARTSIMPMMYNIGNYGRYPVDIYNSVIRFVLTWVLPFAFVGVYPASYFLGKEEWFLYSFLTPVIGIVFFGISILTWNSGVKRYRGAGN; translated from the coding sequence ATGTTTTATATAACTATTTTCTTTCAATATGTCGCCCAATATATGAAAACAAGAATGCAGTACCGCGCAGATTTATTTGTAGAGATCTTTTCAGATCTATTATTTCAGGCAGTCAATTTAATTTTTATATTAGTTGTATTTGGCCATACAAATCTGCTTGGAGGCTGGACGAGGGATGAAATTATATTTATTTACGGATTTTTCCTTGTGCCTTATGCGCTGTTTTCATCTTTCTTTAATATTTGGGATTTCAATGAGAGGTATATTGTAAAGGGCGAACTCGATAGGGTTTTGACCCGGCCTATCCATAGTCTGTTTCAAATCGTTTTAGAACGGATGGAACTTGAATCTCTTTTTGGTGCTGTTACAGGCATTGCGGTTATGATTTACGCCGGAAACAGTCTTGGGTTAGAGATATCCTGGACAGATCCGTTCTTATTTTTCTTATTTGTGATAGGTGGAATGCTTGTGTACGGAGGCATCTTTGTTATGATTGCCTGCATTAGCTTTTGGGCGGATGCCAGAACATCAATCATGCCGATGATGTACAACATCGGGAATTATGGAAGGTATCCGGTTGATATTTATAACAGTGTCATACGCTTCGTCCTAACCTGGGTGCTTCCGTTTGCCTTTGTTGGTGTATACCCAGCTTCATACTTTTTGGGGAAAGAGGAATGGTTTTTGTATTCCTTTTTAACGCCTGTAATCGGTATAGTATTTTTCGGAATTTCAATCCTGACTTGGAATTCGGGTGTTAAGCGTTATCGAGGTGCGGGGAATTAA
- a CDS encoding potassium channel family protein, whose amino-acid sequence MAFYLSLILIVLCMIMSLQTLFSSAKIKGRWVSVENFLYLISLYATIMIGFGLIYIWLDLHGLVVLMDGTDYMETGFLERLETGFYFSAVTLFSVGYGDISPIGIGRLIAVLEALIGYVIPAAFVARVVFDAGDRAP is encoded by the coding sequence ATGGCATTTTATTTATCGCTGATTTTAATCGTGCTGTGCATGATCATGAGTCTGCAGACTCTTTTTTCATCCGCCAAGATAAAAGGAAGATGGGTTTCCGTGGAGAATTTTCTATATCTAATAAGTTTGTATGCAACGATTATGATTGGGTTTGGCCTGATATATATTTGGCTTGATTTACATGGGCTCGTGGTTTTGATGGATGGCACTGACTATATGGAAACTGGTTTCCTCGAGAGGCTGGAGACGGGTTTTTATTTTAGTGCGGTAACCCTGTTTTCGGTTGGGTATGGAGATATCAGTCCTATTGGAATAGGCAGGCTGATTGCGGTCCTTGAGGCTTTGATTGGCTACGTGATACCTGCAGCATTTGTAGCCAGGGTGGTATTTGATGCAGGTGACCGGGCTCCATAA